A genomic stretch from Streptomyces venezuelae ATCC 10712 includes:
- a CDS encoding DUF2797 domain-containing protein, protein MEWWCRGITWSGGVPGLRWRGGRVSTLSYGQRLAFRAVGERRCPGARGNPCPLRAVVPGRATGGRCAECARLDRAHSVAADTLLDDPQPYRVYLAWFGPGMTKVGITAEARGEARLLEQGAVTFSWLGRGPLMAARRTEEVLRQALAVPDRVAYERKRAARHALPPAGARAGEVGELHRRAREVGGWTETLEPLEFVPRDHAGAFGLDGLPPLDGTVAALVDGGVVTGRLLAAAGPDLHLLDPAGRCLALDTRLMGGWVLQGGVEGDAFSVPVTDVATAADPGAQGELF, encoded by the coding sequence GTGGAGTGGTGGTGCCGGGGGATCACCTGGAGCGGCGGGGTGCCCGGGCTGCGGTGGCGCGGCGGGCGGGTCAGCACCCTCTCGTACGGGCAGCGGCTCGCCTTCCGGGCCGTGGGGGAGCGGCGGTGCCCCGGCGCCCGCGGGAACCCCTGCCCGCTGCGGGCCGTCGTGCCCGGCCGGGCCACCGGCGGGCGGTGCGCCGAGTGCGCGCGGCTCGACCGGGCGCACTCCGTCGCCGCCGACACCCTCCTGGACGACCCGCAGCCGTACCGCGTGTACCTGGCCTGGTTCGGGCCCGGCATGACCAAGGTCGGGATCACCGCCGAGGCCCGCGGTGAGGCCCGGCTGCTCGAACAGGGCGCCGTCACGTTCAGCTGGCTCGGTCGGGGGCCCCTGATGGCCGCCCGGCGGACCGAGGAGGTGCTGCGGCAGGCGCTCGCGGTGCCCGACCGGGTGGCGTACGAGCGGAAGCGGGCCGCCCGGCATGCCCTGCCGCCCGCCGGCGCCCGGGCCGGGGAGGTCGGCGAGCTGCACCGGCGTGCGCGGGAGGTCGGCGGCTGGACGGAGACCCTGGAGCCGCTGGAGTTCGTGCCCCGCGACCACGCCGGGGCCTTCGGTCTCGACGGGCTGCCGCCGCTCGACGGCACCGTCGCCGCGCTCGTCGACGGGGGTGTCGTCACCGGGCGGCTGCTCGCCGCCGCCGGTCCCGATCTGCACCTCCTCGATCCCGCCGGGCGCTGTCTCGCCCTCGACACCCGGCTGATGGGCGGGTGGGTGCTCCAGGGCGGTGTGGAGGGGGACGCGTTCTCCGTCCCCGTGACGGACGTCGCGACCGCCGCCGACCCCGGCGCGCAGGGCGAACTGTTCTGA
- a CDS encoding antibiotic biosynthesis monooxygenase family protein, translating into MTSQLVAGIEPPYYTAVFTSVRPDAPEGYAETAERMSELVSEIPGFLGYEVARSPGGIGITVAYFRDLEALDAWRLHAEHQAAKAYGREHWYDSYSVHIGKVERSYSFERE; encoded by the coding sequence ATGACTTCCCAGCTGGTGGCGGGCATCGAACCGCCCTACTACACCGCCGTGTTCACGTCCGTCCGGCCCGACGCCCCCGAGGGTTACGCCGAGACCGCCGAGCGGATGAGTGAGCTCGTGAGCGAGATCCCCGGCTTCCTCGGTTACGAGGTCGCCCGTTCGCCCGGCGGCATCGGCATCACCGTCGCCTACTTCCGCGATCTGGAGGCCCTCGACGCCTGGCGGCTGCACGCGGAGCACCAGGCCGCCAAGGCGTACGGGCGGGAGCACTGGTACGACAGTTACAGCGTCCACATCGGCAAGGTCGAGCGGAGTTACAGCTTTGAGCGGGAGTAG
- a CDS encoding amidohydrolase family protein: protein MSGSSGAGERDDIQVLLGRLGIPGLVDVHTHFMPQNVLDKVWAYFDAVGPLTGVEWPITYREEEDRRLALLRGFGAVAFTAMLYPHKPGMAAWLNSWGADFAARTPDCLHTATFFPEPGAEQYVREALDAGARVFKVHLQVGGFDPTDPLLDGVWAALADSRTPVVVHCGSGPTPGAFTGPGPMGRLLARHPALRVIVAHMGMPEYGDFLDLAERYEGVHLDTTMAFTDFSERLAPFPVAERKRLVDLGDRVLLGSDFPNIPYPYLHQLDALERLGLGDDWLRGVLYENGAALFHVKP from the coding sequence TTGAGCGGGAGTAGCGGGGCCGGCGAGCGGGACGACATCCAGGTCCTCCTGGGCCGCCTCGGGATTCCCGGGCTCGTCGATGTGCACACGCACTTCATGCCGCAGAACGTCCTCGACAAGGTGTGGGCCTACTTCGATGCCGTCGGGCCCCTTACCGGCGTGGAGTGGCCCATCACCTACCGCGAGGAGGAGGACCGCCGGCTCGCCCTCCTGCGAGGCTTCGGCGCGGTCGCCTTCACCGCGATGCTGTATCCGCACAAGCCCGGCATGGCCGCCTGGCTGAACTCCTGGGGCGCCGACTTCGCCGCCCGTACCCCCGACTGTCTGCACACCGCGACCTTCTTCCCCGAGCCGGGCGCCGAGCAGTACGTCCGGGAGGCGCTCGACGCCGGTGCCCGGGTCTTCAAGGTGCACCTGCAGGTCGGTGGCTTCGACCCGACCGACCCGCTGCTCGACGGGGTGTGGGCCGCCCTCGCGGACAGCAGGACGCCCGTCGTCGTCCACTGCGGTTCCGGGCCCACCCCCGGCGCCTTCACCGGGCCCGGGCCGATGGGCCGGCTGCTCGCCCGCCATCCCGCGCTGCGCGTGATCGTCGCTCATATGGGGATGCCGGAGTACGGCGACTTCCTCGACCTCGCCGAGCGGTACGAGGGGGTCCACCTCGACACCACCATGGCGTTCACGGACTTCAGCGAGCGGCTCGCGCCCTTCCCGGTGGCGGAGCGCAAGCGGCTCGTGGACCTCGGCGACCGCGTCCTGCTGGGCTCCGACTTCCCGAACATCCCGTACCCGTACCTGCACCAGCTCGACGCGCTCGAACGGCTCGGGCTCGGGGACGACTGGCTCCGAGGGGTCCTGTACGAGAACGGCGCGGCGTTGTTTCACGTGAAACCGTGA
- a CDS encoding response regulator transcription factor yields the protein MTVTTRRPGTRADMLRADGTAVRVLVVDDEASLAELLSMALRYEGWQVRSAGDGAAALRSAREFRPDAVILDIMLPDVDGLSLLGRIRRELPDVPVLFLTAKDAVEDRIAGLTAGGDDYVTKPFSLEEVVARLRGLIRRSGAALARSESLLVVGDLTLDEDSHEVTRGGDSIHLTATEFELLRYLMRNPRRVLSKAQILDRVWSYDFGGQANVVELYISYLRRKIDAGRAPMIHTRRGAGYLIKPGE from the coding sequence ATGACCGTCACCACACGCCGTCCCGGCACCCGCGCCGACATGCTCCGTGCCGACGGAACCGCCGTCCGTGTCCTCGTCGTCGACGACGAGGCATCGCTCGCCGAGCTGCTCTCCATGGCTCTGCGCTACGAGGGCTGGCAGGTGCGCAGCGCCGGGGACGGGGCCGCGGCCCTGCGCTCCGCGCGCGAGTTCCGGCCGGATGCCGTGATCCTCGACATCATGCTGCCCGACGTCGACGGGCTGAGCCTGCTCGGTCGCATCCGGCGTGAACTGCCGGACGTTCCGGTGCTGTTCCTCACGGCGAAGGACGCCGTCGAGGACCGGATCGCCGGGCTCACCGCGGGCGGCGACGACTACGTCACCAAGCCCTTCAGCCTGGAGGAGGTCGTGGCCCGGCTGCGCGGGCTCATCCGCAGGTCGGGCGCGGCGCTGGCCCGCAGCGAGTCGCTGCTCGTCGTCGGTGACCTGACCCTCGACGAGGACAGCCACGAGGTCACCCGGGGCGGGGACTCCATCCATCTCACGGCGACCGAGTTCGAGCTGCTGCGCTATCTGATGCGCAACCCCCGGCGGGTGCTCAGCAAGGCGCAGATCCTCGACCGCGTCTGGTCGTACGACTTCGGCGGTCAGGCCAACGTCGTCGAGCTCTACATCTCGTATCTGCGGCGGAAGATCGACGCGGGGCGTGCCCCGATGATCCACACCCGGCGCGGGGCCGGTTACCTGATCAAGCCGGGGGAGTAG
- a CDS encoding sensor histidine kinase produces the protein MARRAGQRSRPSRAGRPWSLRTRLVVSAVALIAVVAAVIGTVTTIAFRSYLYDRADEEVRAVSHWAAGPPAALPEPGRAGTDQLRFVVGPGAKTGTLGAVLTGGEVTAAGYSAEAEDSGVYGPPERIKPLDDAQRAALAAVPRDGRPHTVDLPGGLGSYRVAYAEGGKGTFLTGIPLAEVEDALSTLILVELSVTGAGLFAASLAGTVLVRVALRPLRRVAVTARQVAQLPLHSGEVALHQRVPEPEADPRTEVGQVGAAINRMLDHVHSALDARQQSETRVRQFVADASHELRTPLASIRGYAELTRRGGEECGPDTRHALGRIESEATRMTGLVEDLLLLARLDAGRPLSYEPTDLLPLVVDAVSDARAAGPGHHWSLELPEDGAPPVRADGARIQQVLVNLLANARTHTPPGTKVTARVRTDGAGVIVQIEDDGPGIPPELLPAVFERFARGDASRSRNAGSTGLGLAIVRAVVGAHGGDVDVESAPGRTVFTVRLPAAAPAGAHSQAGHRLITQP, from the coding sequence GTGGCACGTCGTGCGGGGCAGCGGTCCCGTCCCTCGCGGGCCGGGCGGCCGTGGTCGCTGCGGACGCGGCTCGTCGTCTCGGCGGTCGCGCTGATCGCGGTCGTCGCGGCCGTCATCGGCACGGTCACGACGATCGCGTTCCGCTCGTATCTGTACGACCGGGCCGACGAGGAGGTCCGGGCCGTCTCCCACTGGGCCGCGGGCCCGCCGGCCGCCCTTCCCGAACCGGGCCGGGCCGGTACGGACCAGCTCCGGTTCGTCGTGGGGCCCGGGGCCAAGACGGGCACGCTCGGCGCGGTCCTCACGGGCGGCGAGGTGACCGCGGCCGGCTACTCGGCGGAGGCCGAGGACAGCGGGGTCTACGGGCCGCCGGAGCGGATCAAGCCGCTCGACGACGCCCAGCGGGCCGCGCTCGCCGCCGTCCCGCGCGACGGCCGGCCGCACACCGTCGACCTGCCCGGCGGCCTCGGCAGCTACCGGGTCGCGTACGCGGAGGGCGGCAAGGGCACCTTCCTCACCGGCATCCCGCTCGCCGAGGTCGAGGACGCCCTCTCCACCCTGATCCTCGTCGAGCTCAGCGTCACCGGCGCCGGCCTCTTCGCGGCCTCCCTGGCCGGAACCGTCCTCGTCCGGGTGGCCCTGCGGCCCCTGCGGAGGGTCGCCGTGACCGCGCGGCAGGTCGCCCAGCTGCCCCTGCACAGCGGGGAAGTGGCGCTCCATCAGCGGGTCCCCGAGCCGGAGGCCGACCCGCGGACCGAGGTCGGCCAGGTCGGCGCGGCCATCAACCGGATGCTCGACCACGTCCACTCGGCGCTCGACGCACGCCAGCAGAGCGAGACCCGCGTCCGGCAGTTCGTCGCCGACGCCAGCCATGAACTGCGCACCCCGCTCGCCTCGATCCGGGGCTACGCCGAGCTGACCCGGCGCGGCGGGGAGGAGTGCGGGCCGGACACCCGGCACGCGCTCGGCCGCATCGAGTCCGAGGCGACCCGGATGACGGGCCTGGTGGAGGACCTGCTGCTGCTCGCCCGGCTCGACGCCGGACGCCCCCTCTCGTACGAGCCCACCGACCTGCTCCCGCTGGTCGTGGACGCCGTGAGTGACGCCCGCGCGGCCGGGCCCGGTCACCACTGGAGCCTCGAACTGCCCGAGGACGGCGCCCCTCCCGTACGGGCGGACGGCGCCAGGATCCAGCAGGTCCTGGTGAACCTCCTCGCCAATGCCCGTACGCACACCCCGCCCGGCACCAAGGTCACCGCGCGGGTCCGTACGGACGGCGCCGGGGTGATCGTCCAGATCGAGGACGACGGGCCCGGCATCCCGCCCGAGCTGCTGCCCGCCGTCTTCGAACGGTTCGCGCGCGGCGACGCCTCGCGCTCCCGCAACGCCGGATCGACCGGGCTCGGGCTCGCCATCGTCCGCGCGGTCGTGGGCGCGCACGGGGGCGACGTGGACGTCGAAAGCGCCCCCGGCCGGACCGTGTTCACCGTCCGGCTGCCCGCCGCGGCCCCGGCGGGGGCCCACTCACAGGCAGGCCACAGGCTCATCACACAGCCGTGA
- a CDS encoding bifunctional glycosyltransferase family 2/GtrA family protein, producing the protein MRTPTIAGPTSGALPAREHLPVNIAGRPVLDVVIPVYNEEKDLEPCVRRLHEHLLRTFPYGFRITVADNASTDSTPDVAAGLAAEVPEVRSVRLEQKGRGRALRTVWSSSDAPVLAYMDVDLSTDLNALLPLVAPLISGHSDLAIGSRLARSSRVVRGPKREFISRAYNLILRGSLAARFSDAQCGFKAIRRDVAERLLPMVEDTGWFFDTELLVLAERAGLRIHEVPVDWVDDPDSTVHIVSTATDDLKGVWRVGRALATGSLPLDRLARPFGDDPRDRELTGVPGGLARQLVGFCVVGVLSTLFYLALYSLFRLGVGPQFANAAALLVSAVANTAANRRLTFGVRGRDRAVRHQAQGLVVFAIGLALTSGSLAALGAASGDPAHSTELAVLVVANLAATVLRFLLFRLWVFPERSASRNDPRNDR; encoded by the coding sequence ATGCGAACCCCAACGATCGCGGGGCCCACGTCCGGGGCCCTCCCCGCCCGGGAACACCTGCCGGTGAACATCGCGGGACGGCCCGTCCTGGACGTGGTGATCCCCGTCTACAACGAGGAGAAGGACCTGGAGCCGTGCGTCCGCCGGCTCCACGAACACCTCCTCAGGACCTTCCCGTACGGCTTCCGCATCACCGTCGCCGACAACGCCTCCACCGACAGCACCCCCGACGTCGCCGCCGGTCTCGCGGCCGAGGTGCCCGAGGTGCGCTCCGTACGGCTGGAGCAGAAGGGGCGCGGCCGGGCACTGCGCACGGTGTGGTCGAGCTCGGACGCGCCCGTCCTCGCCTACATGGACGTGGACCTGTCCACCGACCTGAACGCCCTGCTGCCGCTGGTCGCGCCGCTCATCTCCGGTCACTCCGACCTGGCGATCGGCTCCCGGCTCGCCCGCTCCTCGCGGGTGGTGCGCGGGCCGAAGCGGGAGTTCATCTCCCGCGCGTACAACCTGATCCTGCGCGGTTCGCTGGCCGCCCGGTTCTCGGACGCGCAGTGCGGCTTCAAGGCGATCCGGCGCGATGTCGCCGAGCGGCTGCTCCCGATGGTGGAGGACACCGGCTGGTTCTTCGACACCGAACTGCTCGTGCTCGCCGAGCGGGCCGGGCTGCGCATCCACGAGGTGCCGGTGGACTGGGTGGACGACCCGGACTCGACCGTACACATCGTGAGCACCGCCACCGACGACCTGAAGGGCGTCTGGCGGGTGGGGCGGGCCCTCGCCACGGGTTCGCTGCCGCTCGACCGGCTGGCCAGGCCGTTCGGTGACGATCCCCGGGACCGTGAACTCACCGGTGTGCCGGGCGGTCTCGCCCGTCAGCTGGTCGGCTTCTGCGTGGTCGGGGTGCTCTCCACGCTCTTCTACCTCGCGCTGTACTCGCTCTTCCGGCTCGGTGTGGGCCCGCAGTTCGCCAACGCCGCCGCCCTCCTCGTGTCCGCCGTCGCCAACACGGCGGCCAACCGGCGGCTCACCTTCGGGGTACGGGGCCGGGACCGGGCGGTCCGCCACCAGGCGCAGGGGCTCGTGGTCTTCGCCATCGGCCTGGCCCTGACGAGCGGTTCGCTCGCCGCCCTCGGCGCGGCGAGCGGCGATCCGGCGCACTCCACCGAACTGGCCGTCCTGGTCGTCGCCAACCTCGCCGCGACCGTGCTGCGCTTCCTCCTCTTCC